A single Brevundimonas sp. M20 DNA region contains:
- the lgt gene encoding prolipoprotein diacylglyceryl transferase: MQFPEFNPVWFSIGPLDIRWYALAYVAGIVLGWWYAARIIRTERLWAPGKPPISTQQLDDLVLWITLGIILGGRLGFALFYQPHLYGDLFTGANWGERLALFRLWDGGMSFHGGLLGCTLAVVLFALRSKVRILTIGDIALAAAPFGLMFGRLANFINGELWGRETTVPWGVNFCNQRARDMYGATCEYLGQGPGDVVRHPSQLYEAGLEGVFLLGLLAFAVWKCGLLRKPGYATGLFLLGYGLIRALLETVRQPDVGLDHLPFGLTMGMILSTPMMLIGAWLIWRAWSRPPVDRTDGAPAAS, from the coding sequence GTGCAATTTCCCGAGTTCAATCCGGTGTGGTTCAGCATCGGCCCGCTGGACATTCGCTGGTACGCCCTCGCCTATGTGGCGGGCATCGTTCTGGGCTGGTGGTACGCCGCCCGCATCATCAGGACCGAGCGTCTATGGGCGCCGGGCAAGCCGCCGATCAGCACCCAGCAGCTGGATGATCTGGTCCTGTGGATCACCCTCGGCATCATTCTGGGCGGCCGTCTGGGCTTCGCACTCTTCTATCAGCCGCATCTGTACGGCGACCTGTTCACCGGCGCGAACTGGGGCGAGCGGCTGGCGCTGTTCCGGCTGTGGGACGGCGGCATGTCCTTCCACGGCGGCCTCTTGGGCTGCACCCTCGCGGTGGTCCTGTTCGCCCTGCGCTCGAAGGTCCGCATCCTGACCATCGGCGATATCGCCCTGGCGGCGGCGCCGTTCGGCCTGATGTTCGGGCGTCTGGCCAACTTCATCAACGGTGAACTCTGGGGTCGCGAGACGACGGTTCCGTGGGGCGTCAACTTCTGTAACCAACGCGCCCGCGACATGTACGGCGCGACCTGCGAATACCTCGGTCAGGGCCCCGGCGACGTCGTGCGCCACCCCAGCCAGCTTTATGAAGCCGGCCTCGAAGGCGTCTTCCTGCTGGGCCTGCTGGCCTTCGCCGTCTGGAAATGCGGCCTGCTGCGCAAGCCGGGCTATGCCACCGGACTGTTCCTGCTGGGCTATGGCCTGATCCGCGCCCTGCTGGAGACGGTGCGCCAGCCGGACGTCGGTCTGGATCACCTGCCGTTCGGCCTGACCATGGGCATGATCCTGTCGACGCCGATGATGCTGATCGGCGCCTGGCTGATCTGGCGCGCCTGGAGCCGCCCGCCGGTGGACCGGACGGACGGGGCGCCCGCGGCGTCATGA
- a CDS encoding class I SAM-dependent methyltransferase produces MSLKDRLAREIALTGPMTVADYMTRCLHDPQAGYYATRPALGATGDFITAPMISQMFGELIGLWAIELWNRLGAPERVRLVEVGPGDGTLMADALRAARLAPEFLEAVDLILIEPSAPLREAQARMLADSDVHPRWVSSLQQLETDAPVILIANEVLDCMPARQFVKTEDGWAERCVGVTDAENGAGDLQFGLVRITGGFKRPDFEVAPGQTIEISDQQAIFGRDLANLLKAADGAALLIDYGRARPEAGDTLQALKRHQKVDPLAEPGEADLTQWADFPTVQEAAVHAGAGVTGCLGQGEFLKLLGIEARADRLKSGRPDAAPIIERQLARLTDDDQMGTLFKACAIFSPHTLVVPGFEE; encoded by the coding sequence ATGAGCCTGAAGGACCGGCTGGCGCGCGAGATCGCCCTGACGGGACCGATGACGGTCGCCGACTACATGACCCGGTGCCTGCACGATCCGCAGGCCGGCTATTACGCGACCCGCCCCGCCCTCGGCGCGACCGGCGACTTCATCACCGCGCCGATGATCAGCCAGATGTTCGGCGAACTGATCGGTCTGTGGGCTATCGAACTGTGGAACCGGCTGGGCGCGCCCGAGCGGGTGCGGCTGGTCGAGGTTGGCCCCGGCGACGGGACCCTGATGGCCGACGCCCTGCGCGCCGCCCGTCTGGCGCCGGAGTTCCTGGAGGCGGTCGATCTGATCCTGATTGAGCCCAGCGCGCCCCTGCGCGAGGCGCAGGCCCGCATGCTGGCCGACAGCGACGTGCACCCGCGCTGGGTCTCGTCCCTCCAGCAGCTCGAGACCGACGCCCCCGTGATCCTGATCGCCAATGAGGTCCTCGACTGCATGCCCGCCCGCCAGTTCGTGAAGACGGAGGATGGCTGGGCCGAGCGCTGCGTGGGCGTGACCGACGCCGAGAACGGCGCGGGCGATCTGCAGTTCGGGCTCGTGCGGATCACCGGCGGCTTCAAACGCCCGGACTTCGAGGTCGCGCCGGGCCAGACCATCGAGATTTCGGACCAGCAGGCCATCTTCGGTCGCGATCTGGCCAACCTGCTGAAGGCCGCCGACGGCGCCGCACTGCTGATCGACTACGGCCGCGCAAGACCCGAGGCCGGAGATACCCTTCAGGCCCTGAAACGTCACCAGAAGGTCGATCCGCTGGCTGAGCCCGGTGAGGCCGATCTGACCCAGTGGGCTGACTTCCCCACCGTGCAGGAAGCCGCCGTGCATGCGGGCGCCGGCGTGACCGGCTGTCTGGGTCAGGGCGAGTTCCTGAAGCTGCTTGGCATCGAGGCTCGCGCCGACCGGCTGAAGTCCGGCCGCCCGGACGCCGCCCCGATCATCGAGCGCCAACTGGCCCGCCTGACAGACGACGACCAGATGGGAACCCTGTTCAAGGCCTGCGCGATCTTCTCTCCGCACACCCTGGTCGTGCCGGGATTCGAGGAGTGA
- a CDS encoding YbjN domain-containing protein: MDAVRPEEIDTPYDPLDVVEHVLVAENLPFDRTDEGDLAFSLAGDWKDYELWFAWRPEGDCLQLCCALDLQASKARRAAAYELVGLINQRTWMGHFEVWAEDGEIVFRHSLALPLGERPTLAQAASMIDAAVEAADRYYPAFDFMIRGSKKPQEAIDACLFETVGTA, encoded by the coding sequence ATGGACGCCGTTCGGCCCGAAGAAATCGACACGCCCTACGATCCGCTGGACGTGGTCGAGCATGTGCTGGTGGCGGAAAACCTGCCGTTTGATCGTACCGACGAGGGCGATCTGGCTTTCTCGCTGGCCGGTGACTGGAAGGACTACGAGCTGTGGTTCGCCTGGCGTCCGGAAGGGGATTGCCTTCAGTTGTGCTGCGCCCTGGACCTGCAGGCGTCCAAGGCTCGCCGCGCCGCTGCCTATGAGCTGGTCGGCCTGATCAACCAGCGCACCTGGATGGGGCATTTCGAGGTCTGGGCCGAGGATGGCGAGATCGTCTTCCGCCATTCGCTGGCCCTGCCGCTGGGCGAGCGTCCGACGCTGGCGCAGGCCGCGTCGATGATCGACGCCGCCGTGGAGGCCGCTGACCGCTACTATCCGGCCTTCGACTTCATGATCCGCGGGTCGAAGAAGCCGCAGGAGGCGATCGACGCCTGCCTGTTCGAGACGGTCGGCACCGCCTGA
- a CDS encoding accessory factor UbiK family protein, which produces MQSRNPFLDEFSKLATGAMGLAQTAGEEARTAMRAQADRFVAEMDLVRRDEFDALKAEVTALREEIAALKAARTPRKGTSTASVPPQDAAG; this is translated from the coding sequence ATGCAAAGCCGAAATCCCTTCCTCGACGAGTTCTCGAAACTGGCCACCGGCGCCATGGGTCTGGCCCAGACCGCGGGCGAGGAAGCCCGGACCGCCATGCGCGCGCAGGCGGATCGCTTCGTCGCCGAAATGGACCTGGTCCGCCGCGATGAGTTCGATGCGCTGAAGGCGGAAGTCACGGCTTTGCGTGAGGAAATCGCCGCCCTGAAGGCCGCCAGAACGCCTCGCAAGGGAACGTCCACAGCGAGTGTTCCCCCTCAGGACGCAGCCGGTTGA
- the pgeF gene encoding peptidoglycan editing factor PgeF — MSLEPITHPLLDRAGVRHGFFTRQGGVSTGIYDSLNAGLGSTDDPAAVAENRRRIAAHLGGTPDDIAACYQIHSAVCRVAEAGWKGERPEGDAVATAAPGVICGVLTADCAPVLLADPDAGVVGAAHAGWKGALGGVVHSTVAALEALGARPANIVAVVGPCIGQASYQVGADFEERFAHHDPGSERFFIPAGAPDKRLFDLPGFVLWRLEQAGVGQAAWTGHDTRADEVRFFSNRRAFLNGEPDFGRLMSAISLG; from the coding sequence ATGTCGCTGGAACCGATCACCCATCCCCTGCTGGACCGCGCGGGCGTCCGCCACGGGTTCTTCACCCGGCAGGGCGGTGTCTCGACCGGTATCTACGACAGCCTCAACGCCGGGCTGGGCTCCACCGACGATCCAGCCGCCGTGGCCGAGAACCGCCGCCGCATCGCTGCCCACTTGGGCGGGACGCCGGACGACATCGCCGCCTGCTACCAGATCCACTCCGCCGTCTGCCGGGTGGCCGAGGCGGGCTGGAAGGGCGAGCGGCCCGAGGGCGACGCCGTCGCCACCGCCGCGCCCGGCGTCATCTGCGGCGTCCTTACCGCCGACTGCGCCCCTGTCCTGCTGGCCGATCCGGACGCCGGCGTCGTCGGCGCGGCCCACGCGGGCTGGAAGGGCGCGTTGGGCGGGGTCGTCCATTCCACCGTCGCCGCCTTGGAGGCGCTCGGCGCGCGTCCGGCGAACATCGTCGCCGTGGTCGGCCCCTGCATCGGTCAGGCGTCCTATCAGGTCGGCGCCGATTTCGAGGAACGCTTCGCCCACCACGATCCGGGCAGCGAGCGCTTCTTCATCCCCGCCGGGGCTCCGGACAAACGCCTGTTCGACCTGCCCGGCTTCGTCCTGTGGCGTCTGGAGCAGGCGGGCGTGGGTCAGGCCGCATGGACCGGCCACGACACCCGCGCCGACGAGGTGCGGTTCTTCTCGAACCGCCGCGCCTTCCTGAACGGGGAGCCCGACTTCGGCCGCCTGATGAGCGCGATCAGCCTGGGCTAG
- the lpxC gene encoding UDP-3-O-acyl-N-acetylglucosamine deacetylase, whose product MSVRHDHLQKTTIAPAIIAGVGVHTGDRVRLAVRPAPVGTGIVFVRTDITDRDNRIPVTGEAVVDARLNTMIENAAGVRLSTIEHLMAAFAALGVSNAVVEVDGPELPILDGSALQFVQLLDRAGFRKQEAPVEYIEILEPIRVQEGDKSAVLLPCDRYEMRFEIDFATPVIGNQVVDFVVDEQTFRDEIMAARTFGFAHEVEALRKAGLARGGSLENAVVIDGDQILNPGGLRMEREFVKHKALDAIGDLYVLGAPLLGRYEGVRAGHAINNLLVRELLANPQAWRVVTRVPQMAMAG is encoded by the coding sequence TTGTCGGTCCGTCACGACCATCTTCAGAAGACGACCATCGCGCCCGCGATCATCGCCGGCGTGGGCGTGCACACGGGCGACCGCGTGCGTCTGGCCGTGCGCCCGGCGCCGGTCGGCACGGGCATCGTCTTCGTCCGCACCGACATCACTGACCGCGACAACCGCATCCCGGTGACGGGCGAGGCCGTGGTCGACGCCCGCCTGAACACCATGATCGAGAACGCCGCCGGCGTTCGCCTGTCGACCATCGAGCACCTGATGGCCGCCTTCGCCGCGCTGGGCGTGTCGAACGCCGTGGTCGAGGTGGACGGCCCCGAACTGCCGATCCTGGACGGTTCGGCCCTGCAGTTCGTGCAGCTGCTGGACCGCGCGGGCTTCCGCAAGCAGGAAGCCCCGGTCGAGTACATCGAGATTCTGGAGCCGATCCGGGTTCAGGAGGGCGACAAGTCCGCCGTCCTGCTGCCCTGCGACCGTTACGAGATGCGGTTCGAGATCGACTTCGCCACCCCGGTCATCGGCAATCAGGTCGTGGACTTCGTGGTCGATGAGCAGACCTTCCGCGACGAGATCATGGCCGCCCGCACCTTCGGCTTCGCCCATGAGGTCGAGGCCCTGCGCAAGGCCGGTCTGGCCCGTGGCGGCTCGCTGGAGAACGCCGTGGTCATCGACGGCGACCAGATCCTGAACCCGGGCGGGCTGCGCATGGAGCGCGAGTTCGTGAAGCACAAGGCGCTGGACGCTATAGGCGACCTGTACGTGCTCGGCGCGCCCCTGCTTGGCCGCTACGAGGGCGTGAGGGCCGGTCACGCGATCAACAACCTGCTGGTCCGGGAACTGCTGGCCAACCCGCAGGCCTGGCGCGTCGTGACCCGCGTGCCGCAGATGGCGATGGCAGGCTGA
- the ftsA gene encoding cell division protein FtsA has translation MAGRSLDKAVDGRGASSRAPVVAALDLGQSKVGCFIMKPEGVRHADRTIRVAGAGHVQSRGIRGGGIISMDEAAQAIGHAVERAERAAGAPVAGVVVTTAIGQMASHRVQSRVSLGQNPVGDGDLARAIAMALAQIRLPSRRPIHVLPIAWSVDGARGVRDPRSMRGHSLGLDLLVVSMAESAFTALSHCLELAHLDLQGVVAAPVASSLAALEDDEMDLGCVCIDMGGGATSAAVWGGRSLLHIESLNVGGDHVTADIARGLSTSRAGAERLKTLHGSAMASANEDREMLEAPPRGEDPSASPVVVPRAMLKTVIAPRVEETLELLRDRLRAAGVGLEPGAGLVLTGGASQLNGVCEMAVRVFDRPVRLGKPQRAPHLADAASGPAFCSAAGVLLRAAYGPREAVSARKLMSRQITAADAPRAHTGGLVARAAGWLRDNL, from the coding sequence ATGGCCGGGCGGAGTCTGGACAAGGCTGTTGATGGTCGTGGCGCATCGAGCCGCGCGCCCGTGGTGGCCGCGCTGGATCTGGGTCAGTCCAAGGTCGGCTGCTTCATCATGAAGCCCGAGGGCGTGCGCCACGCGGACCGGACAATCCGGGTCGCGGGCGCGGGCCATGTGCAGTCGCGCGGCATTCGCGGCGGCGGGATCATCAGCATGGATGAGGCCGCGCAGGCCATCGGCCACGCCGTCGAACGCGCCGAGCGGGCCGCCGGCGCGCCCGTCGCGGGCGTCGTCGTGACCACGGCGATCGGCCAGATGGCCAGCCACCGGGTGCAGTCGCGCGTCTCGCTGGGGCAGAACCCGGTCGGCGACGGCGATCTGGCGCGCGCCATCGCGATGGCGCTGGCCCAGATTCGCCTGCCCAGCCGCCGCCCGATCCACGTGCTGCCGATCGCCTGGTCGGTGGACGGCGCGCGCGGCGTGCGTGATCCCCGCTCCATGCGCGGTCACTCGCTGGGGCTCGATCTGCTGGTCGTGTCGATGGCCGAGAGCGCCTTCACGGCCCTGAGCCACTGTCTGGAACTCGCCCACCTTGATCTGCAGGGCGTGGTCGCCGCGCCGGTGGCGTCGTCGCTGGCGGCGCTGGAAGACGACGAGATGGACCTCGGCTGCGTCTGCATCGATATGGGCGGCGGCGCCACCTCGGCGGCGGTGTGGGGCGGGCGCAGCCTGCTGCACATCGAATCGCTCAATGTCGGCGGCGATCACGTCACGGCGGACATCGCCCGCGGTCTGTCGACCTCGCGCGCGGGCGCCGAGCGACTCAAGACCCTGCACGGCTCGGCCATGGCCTCGGCCAATGAGGATCGCGAGATGCTGGAGGCCCCGCCGCGCGGCGAGGACCCGTCGGCCAGCCCGGTCGTGGTGCCGCGCGCCATGCTGAAGACCGTCATCGCGCCGCGCGTCGAGGAGACGCTGGAACTTCTGCGCGACCGGCTGCGCGCCGCGGGCGTGGGGCTTGAGCCCGGCGCCGGTCTGGTGCTGACCGGCGGCGCCAGCCAGCTGAACGGCGTCTGCGAAATGGCGGTGCGGGTGTTTGATCGCCCCGTGCGACTCGGCAAGCCCCAGCGCGCGCCTCACCTCGCGGACGCCGCCTCCGGGCCGGCCTTCTGCTCGGCGGCGGGCGTATTGCTGCGCGCCGCCTACGGTCCACGCGAGGCGGTGTCGGCGCGGAAACTCATGTCGCGTCAGATTACCGCAGCGGATGCGCCCCGCGCTCACACGGGCGGCTTGGTGGCGCGCGCCGCGGGCTGGCTGCGCGACAACCTTTAA
- a CDS encoding TonB-dependent receptor domain-containing protein codes for MSVQGQADQSATQIDDVVVTGSRIRRDPVNSPTPLIQVTGEQLQTTGQTTIIDYLATIPALSNSLVPSDTTGSNLNDGGLSFANLRSLGTGRTLVLVDGRRHVGAAQGNLAVDVDSIPRLLIENIEIVTGGASSVYGADAVSGVLNFTLRRDFEGLEIDANYGMINQAGQANKRISVLGGINLLDDRLNLYGFAEYEDIDMVESMDIDWLRDSRALVGIDADPTNAPNDGMLDSAVFSGLTTLSRPRWGQTTLANSQQPSPLNDPDVPLASCTALTSANCYSLDPLKTYVYEGTTARLANFGQRIGNVGSNRTLNIGGDGENPSRFGQDSRVPESTSARYQVGANFAITENIGLTAEYKYVEEDTFDISQPTFFDIFLHDGSYAANWTNPIRATSQFDLRLDNAYLPANVRAAIQANTVTNYTANATTPGTPALTQARAWARHSMFGPDRTQDNHREVERYVIGLNGGFDQLAFIKNINWDLSYVNGEARNENVERGVDVQRFALAADAVVDTAGAVNGRPGEIVCRAKLIQATSGDLDDYFRGGLLTDSVEGTRALNECVPLNVFGAGNQSEAALAYVDAAITVSHVNQQEQAIGAISGQLWDFWGAGAIGVAVGAEWRREYTEGVGRSATTGDRLLFLNTGADFLGAEYESEEWFAELSLPLVRDSWLGEYAEVSGSYRAFDYTTAGDGDVYGVNFVYRPIRDITFKASLNTSFRAPNLGENFSPFSQTFANGYVDPCATLNIAAQNTEIRTNRIANCQALLNQYNAANGTALAYDFAGTTATNTDDFNPIYSSGIAGVSGGNANLRPEESESFTFSVALEPRMFPNLQLILDYYEIEITDVIASVSAQTMSNLCVNGPTLDPQTCGLLFRNDPTPGREFYLGAASGDPIGGFIQSSINYAALQTRGLDFTLRYSLDTEEAFGWNLGRFNYSLGGLWLIEQKQFLDPANAASFTELSAGVFYPRVRFTSSLTWVPNDTWSVNWSMDWQTAQNSARIRDQMSNLDSRPYDTYDTGDFARHDFTVRANLRDDLSIRFGVVNAFDAEQPAYLGTTTYSNFDPYGTRFFVGLNYRPF; via the coding sequence GTGAGCGTTCAGGGCCAGGCGGACCAGTCCGCGACCCAGATCGACGACGTCGTCGTCACCGGTTCGCGTATCCGTCGTGACCCGGTCAACTCGCCGACCCCGCTGATCCAGGTCACCGGCGAGCAGCTGCAGACCACCGGCCAGACGACCATCATCGACTACCTGGCGACCATTCCCGCCCTGTCGAACTCGCTGGTTCCGTCGGACACCACCGGCTCCAACCTCAACGACGGCGGCCTGTCGTTCGCCAACCTCCGCTCGCTCGGCACCGGCCGCACCCTGGTGCTGGTCGACGGTCGTCGTCACGTCGGCGCCGCCCAGGGCAACCTGGCCGTTGACGTCGACTCGATCCCGCGTCTGCTGATCGAGAACATCGAAATCGTCACCGGCGGCGCCTCGTCGGTTTACGGCGCTGACGCCGTCTCGGGCGTGCTGAACTTCACCCTGCGTCGTGACTTCGAGGGTCTCGAGATCGACGCCAACTACGGCATGATCAACCAGGCCGGTCAGGCCAACAAGCGTATCTCGGTGCTGGGCGGCATCAACCTGCTGGATGATCGTCTGAACCTGTACGGCTTCGCCGAGTACGAAGACATCGACATGGTCGAGTCGATGGACATCGACTGGCTGCGTGACTCGCGCGCCCTGGTCGGTATCGACGCCGACCCGACCAACGCCCCGAACGACGGCATGCTGGACAGCGCCGTGTTCAGCGGCCTGACCACCCTGTCGCGTCCGCGTTGGGGTCAGACCACGCTCGCCAACTCGCAGCAGCCCAGCCCGCTGAACGACCCGGATGTGCCGCTGGCCAGCTGTACCGCTCTGACCAGCGCCAACTGCTACTCGCTGGATCCGCTCAAGACCTACGTCTATGAAGGCACCACCGCCCGCCTCGCCAACTTCGGCCAGCGCATCGGCAACGTCGGCTCCAACCGCACCCTGAACATCGGCGGTGACGGCGAGAATCCCTCGCGCTTCGGTCAGGACAGCCGCGTTCCGGAATCGACCTCGGCCCGCTATCAGGTCGGCGCGAACTTCGCGATCACCGAGAACATCGGTCTGACGGCTGAATACAAGTACGTCGAGGAAGACACCTTCGACATCAGCCAGCCGACCTTCTTCGACATCTTCCTGCACGACGGCAGCTATGCCGCGAACTGGACCAACCCGATCCGGGCGACCAGCCAGTTCGACCTGCGTCTGGACAACGCCTATCTGCCGGCCAACGTCCGTGCGGCGATCCAGGCGAACACTGTCACCAACTACACCGCCAACGCGACCACGCCCGGCACGCCGGCCTTGACGCAGGCTCGCGCCTGGGCCCGTCACTCGATGTTCGGTCCGGATCGCACCCAGGACAACCACCGCGAAGTCGAGCGCTATGTGATCGGCCTGAACGGCGGCTTCGACCAGCTGGCCTTCATCAAGAACATCAACTGGGATCTGTCGTATGTGAACGGCGAGGCCCGCAACGAGAACGTCGAGCGTGGCGTTGACGTTCAGCGCTTCGCCCTCGCGGCTGACGCCGTGGTCGACACCGCGGGCGCCGTCAACGGCCGTCCGGGCGAGATCGTCTGCCGCGCCAAGCTGATCCAGGCCACCTCCGGCGATCTGGACGACTACTTCCGCGGCGGTCTGCTGACCGACAGCGTTGAAGGCACGCGCGCCCTGAACGAGTGCGTTCCGCTCAACGTCTTCGGCGCCGGCAACCAGAGCGAAGCCGCCCTGGCCTATGTCGATGCGGCGATCACCGTCAGCCACGTCAACCAGCAGGAGCAGGCCATCGGCGCCATCTCCGGCCAGCTGTGGGACTTCTGGGGCGCCGGCGCGATCGGCGTCGCCGTCGGCGCCGAATGGCGTCGCGAGTACACCGAAGGTGTCGGCCGCAGCGCCACGACGGGCGACCGTCTGCTGTTCCTCAACACCGGTGCTGACTTCCTCGGCGCGGAGTACGAGTCGGAAGAGTGGTTCGCCGAACTTTCGCTGCCGCTGGTCCGCGACAGCTGGCTGGGTGAGTACGCCGAAGTGAGCGGTTCGTACCGCGCCTTCGACTACACCACCGCCGGCGACGGCGATGTCTACGGCGTGAACTTCGTGTATCGCCCGATCCGCGACATCACCTTCAAGGCCAGCCTGAACACCTCGTTCCGCGCGCCGAACCTGGGTGAGAACTTCTCGCCCTTCAGCCAGACCTTCGCCAACGGCTACGTTGATCCCTGCGCGACGCTGAACATCGCCGCCCAGAACACGGAAATTCGCACCAACCGGATTGCCAACTGCCAGGCGCTGCTGAACCAGTACAACGCCGCCAACGGCACCGCTCTGGCCTACGATTTCGCGGGCACGACGGCGACCAACACCGACGACTTCAACCCGATCTATTCGTCGGGTATCGCGGGCGTCAGCGGCGGCAACGCCAACCTCCGTCCGGAAGAATCGGAAAGCTTCACCTTCTCGGTGGCGCTGGAACCGCGGATGTTCCCGAACCTGCAGCTGATCCTCGACTACTATGAAATCGAGATCACCGACGTTATCGCGTCGGTCAGCGCCCAGACGATGTCCAACCTCTGCGTCAACGGACCGACCCTGGACCCGCAAACCTGCGGTCTGCTGTTCCGCAACGACCCGACCCCGGGCCGTGAGTTCTACCTCGGCGCCGCTTCGGGCGATCCGATCGGCGGCTTCATCCAGAGCTCGATCAACTACGCGGCGCTTCAGACGCGTGGTCTGGACTTCACCCTGCGTTACTCGCTGGACACCGAAGAAGCCTTCGGCTGGAACCTGGGCCGCTTCAACTACAGCCTGGGCGGCCTCTGGCTGATCGAGCAGAAGCAGTTCCTGGACCCGGCGAACGCCGCCAGCTTCACCGAACTGTCGGCCGGCGTCTTCTACCCCCGCGTTCGCTTCACCTCGTCGCTGACCTGGGTTCCGAACGACACCTGGAGCGTCAACTGGTCGATGGACTGGCAGACGGCCCAGAACAGCGCTCGCATCCGCGACCAGATGTCCAACCTGGACTCTCGTCCGTATGACACCTACGACACCGGCGACTTCGCCCGCCATGACTTCACGGTCCGTGCGAACCTCCGGGACGACCTGTCGATCCGCTTCGGTGTGGTCAACGCGTTCGACGCCGAACAGCCCGCCTACCTGGGCACGACGACGTACAGCAACTTCGACCCCTACGGCACGCGCTTCTTCGTGGGCCTGAATTACCGCCCGTTCTAA
- the ftsZ gene encoding cell division protein FtsZ, which produces MSLSLVRPQATELKPRIVVFGVGGAGGNAVNNMIDAGLEGVEFVVANTDAQHLSFAKTDRRIQLGETITQGLGAGAHPEVGMNAAEESAEEIFGHLDGAHMVFITCGMGGGTGTGAAPVIAKCARDRGILTVGVVTKPFTFEGRHRMRLAEAGIAELQRYVDTLIVIPNQNLFRVANERTTFADAFGMADQVLHSGVRSITDLMILPGLINLDFADVRAVMSEMGKAMMGTGEASGDDRALMAAQNAIANPLLDETSLKGAKAVLVNITGGMDMTLLEVDEAANAIAGEVDSDANIIFGAAFDPALDGKIRVSVVATGMEDTAAAKAPPSSGSATFDTRRPAPAFAPRASEPVRSEPVRAAEPVRARVEEAPIVPTFQPAQPAYGAVARAPEPKPEPVIHVAEERTLEPIVDPWVEEYENNPRPAAEKAPQAQGDLYMERAPAPEPAPRPEPAYDDGYDDRDHRKSGWSLFGKKRQQPTYPPSGNRQTEMRHTSQTQPTIEPELGQAEDDLEIPSFLRRLAN; this is translated from the coding sequence ATGTCTCTCTCGCTGGTGCGTCCGCAAGCTACGGAACTGAAGCCCCGGATCGTCGTGTTCGGCGTCGGCGGCGCGGGCGGCAATGCCGTCAACAACATGATCGACGCCGGTCTGGAAGGTGTCGAGTTCGTGGTCGCCAACACCGACGCGCAACACCTCTCCTTCGCCAAGACCGACCGCCGCATCCAGCTGGGTGAGACCATCACCCAGGGACTGGGCGCCGGCGCGCACCCCGAAGTCGGCATGAACGCCGCCGAGGAATCCGCCGAGGAAATCTTCGGGCACCTGGACGGCGCCCACATGGTCTTCATCACCTGTGGCATGGGCGGCGGCACCGGCACCGGCGCGGCCCCCGTCATCGCCAAATGCGCCCGTGATCGCGGCATCCTGACCGTCGGCGTCGTGACCAAGCCCTTCACCTTTGAAGGCCGTCACCGCATGCGTCTGGCCGAGGCCGGCATCGCCGAGCTGCAGCGCTACGTCGACACCCTGATCGTCATTCCGAACCAGAACCTGTTCCGCGTCGCCAACGAGCGCACGACCTTCGCCGACGCCTTCGGCATGGCCGATCAGGTCCTGCACTCTGGCGTGCGCTCGATCACCGACCTGATGATCCTGCCGGGCCTGATCAACCTCGATTTCGCCGACGTCCGCGCCGTCATGTCCGAGATGGGCAAGGCGATGATGGGCACCGGCGAGGCCTCGGGCGACGACCGCGCCCTGATGGCGGCCCAGAACGCCATCGCCAACCCCCTGCTGGACGAGACCTCGCTGAAGGGCGCCAAGGCTGTGCTGGTGAACATCACCGGCGGCATGGACATGACCCTGCTGGAAGTCGACGAGGCCGCCAACGCCATCGCCGGCGAAGTGGATTCGGACGCCAACATCATCTTCGGCGCCGCCTTCGATCCGGCCCTGGACGGCAAGATCCGCGTGTCGGTCGTGGCGACCGGCATGGAAGACACCGCCGCCGCCAAGGCGCCGCCCTCTTCGGGTTCGGCGACCTTCGACACGCGTCGCCCGGCCCCGGCCTTCGCTCCGCGCGCTTCCGAGCCGGTGCGTTCGGAGCCCGTTCGCGCCGCCGAGCCGGTCCGCGCCCGCGTCGAAGAGGCTCCGATCGTCCCCACCTTTCAGCCCGCTCAGCCGGCTTACGGCGCGGTAGCGCGCGCGCCGGAGCCCAAGCCCGAGCCGGTTATCCACGTCGCTGAAGAGCGCACGCTGGAGCCGATCGTCGATCCGTGGGTCGAGGAGTACGAGAACAATCCGCGTCCGGCCGCCGAGAAGGCGCCGCAAGCCCAGGGCGACCTGTACATGGAACGCGCGCCGGCTCCCGAGCCCGCCCCGCGTCCGGAACCGGCCTATGACGACGGCTATGACGACCGGGACCACCGCAAGAGCGGCTGGAGCCTGTTTGGCAAGAAGCGTCAGCAGCCCACCTATCCGCCGTCCGGCAACCGTCAGACGGAAATGCGTCACACCAGTCAGACCCAGCCGACCATCGAGCCGGAGCTGGGCCAGGCCGAAGACGATCTGGAAATCCCGTCCTTCCTGCGCCGGCTGGCGAACTAG